A window from Anomalospiza imberbis isolate Cuckoo-Finch-1a 21T00152 chromosome 8, ASM3175350v1, whole genome shotgun sequence encodes these proteins:
- the MCMBP gene encoding mini-chromosome maintenance complex-binding protein — MPCVGDWLNSPLSIVQGIFAQNAPNSDWEKKVTEYFKEKLKENNATNWVPSLNDVPVHYLKPNSLVKFRCMVQDMFDPEFYMGVYETVDPNTNARVLHFGKYRDVAECGPQQEIDLNSSQTVTSERQTFYCVPVPGESAWVKEISFLTEPVQARVSPSTSYTPSRHKRSYEEDEDMDLHPSKQKEQHMGSGGDIHGCVEPKRLETEASAGHHVISPNCSPPLDLNFPLPGEKGPACLVKVYESWENFKVNDVLEVFGVLSVDPVLSIVSSEERDSSTLDPMECMDTAEEQRVHSPPASLVPRIHVILAQKLQHINPLLPACLTEEESKSFVSNFMSELSPVRAELLGFLTHALLGDSLAAEYLILHLISTVYARRDVLPLGKFTVNLSGCPRNSAFTEHLYRLIQQLVPASYHLRMSIESMNHSRFIPHKDYTANRLVSGLLQLASNTSLVIDETQLEQGQLDTAGVHNVTALGNLITWQKVDYDFNYHRMEFPCNINVLITSEGRSLLPSDCQVHLQPQIIPPNMEEYMSSLLTAVLPSVLNKFRIYLSLLRLLDYSISDEVTKAVEEDFVEMRKNNPESVTADDLHKMLLVARFLSLSAGQTTLSRERWLRAKQLEALRKARLQQQKCVNGNEL, encoded by the exons ATGCCGTGCGTGGGCGACTGGCTGAACAGCCCCCTGAGCATCGTGCAGGGCATCTTCG CCCAAAATGCTCCAAACTCTGACTGGGAGAAGAAGGTAACCGAATACTTCaaggagaaattaaaagaaaataatgctaCTAACTGG GTCCCATCACTGAATGATGTTCCTGTACATTACCTGAAACCCAACAGCTTAGTGAAATTTCGCTGCATGGTTCAAGATATGTTTGATCCTGAGTTTTACATGGGAGTGTATGAAACAGTTGACCCAAACACAAATGCACGT GTTTTGCATTTTGGTAAATACAGAGATGTGGCAGAATGTGGG CCTCAGCAGGAAATTGATTTGAACTCCTCACAAACAGTCACCTCAGAGAGACAGACTTTCTACTGTGTTCCAGTGCCTGGTGAATCAGCATGGGTGaaagaaatatcttttttgACTGAGCCAGT CCAGGCCCGAGTGAGCCCCTCCACCTCCTACACCCCCAGTCGCCACAAGAGGAGCtatgaggaggatgaggacaTGGATCTGCATCCCTCCAAACAGAAGGAGCAACACATGG GCAGTGGAGGTGATATCCATGGATGTGTGGAGCCAAAGAGATTAGAAACAGAAGCTTCTGCAGGTCATCATGTCATTTCTCCCAACTGCTCCCCTCCACTTGACCTAAATTTTCCTTTGCCAGGAGAGAAGGGACCAGCATGCCTTGTAAAG GTCTATGAGAGCTGGGAGAACTTCAAAGTCAATGATGTGCTGGAGGTGTTTGGTGTTCTGTCTGTGGACCCAGTGCTGAGCATAGTGAGCAGTGAAGAGAG GGACAGCTCAACCCTGGATCCCATGGAGTGCATGGACAcggcagaggagcagagagtGCACAGCCCCCCGGCCTCCTTAGTGCCCAGGATCCACGTGATTTTGGCACAGAAACTGCAACACATTAACCCcttgctgcctgcctgccttaCCGAAGAGGAGAGCAAATCCT TTGTTTCTAATTTTATGTCTGAGCTGTCACCAGTGAGAGCAGAGTTGCTGGGGTTCCTCACCCATGCCCTCTTGGGAGACAGTTTGGCTGCTGAATACCTGATACTGCATCTCATTTCTACAGT CTATGCCAGACGGGATgtgcttcctctgggaaaattCACCGTCAACCTGAGCGGCTGTCCCCGGAACAGCGCCTTCACGGAGCACCTGTACCGCCTCATCCAGCAGCTGGTGCCAGCA TCCTACCACCTCCGGATGAGCATCGAGAGCATGAACCACTCGCGCTTCATCCCCCACAAGGACTACACGGCCAATCGCCTGGTCAgtgggctgctgcagctggccaGCAACACCTCCCTGGTCATAGACGAGACCCAGCTCGAGCAGggacagctggacacagcag GTGTCCATAATGTGACAGCCCTGGGTAACCTGATCACTTGGCAGAAGGTGGATTATGACTTCAATTACCACCGGATGGAATTCCCATGCAACATTAATGTTCTGATCACTTCCGAGGGCCGCTCGCTCCTGCCG TCAGATTGCCAAGTCCACTTACAGCCACAGATAATTCCCCCGAACATGGAAGAGTACATGAGCAGCCTCCTGACTGCAGTGCTGCCCTCCGTGCTGAACAAATTCCGCATTTACCTGAGTTTATTGAGGCTGCTGGACTACAGTATATCTGATGAGGTGACCAAG GCAGTAGAAGAAGACTTTGTGGAAATGCGCAAGAACAACCCTGAGAGCGTCACGGCCGATGACCTGCACAAAATGCTGCTTGTGGCCAG GTTCCTGTCGCTCAGTGCGGGGCAGACGACGCTGTCGAGGGAGAGGTGGCTGAGAGCAAAGCAGCTGGAGGCACTGCgcaaggccaggctgcagcagcagaaatgtGTCAATGGCAATGAACTCTAA
- the SEC23IP gene encoding SEC23-interacting protein has translation MAAAKPGGGTGTNLLFSSSATEFSFNVPFIPVSQAPAAPPGPALLPADDSADVGEEDSFLGQTSASPSPPQTFSYFSQVPSSSDPFGSIGQPPLTTVSTPAGAPAFSRPPTSLPGSQDGQNAFSPHIPKSQSYSAPPTSQVGMAPYQPPQQSCPPPASTALPTGTPQQQGYNPYRHTTLSSRANPYLTPPQLQQSHPPATASPVPPVQMYQTPPGPLTQFPPSQLQPARPAGPLVPAPAVLLQNQYEPVQPHWFYCKEVEDKQIWMPLSILDSAKLEEVYNSVQPDPESVVLSTDGGRYDVFLYERVRKAVYWDEEPSEVRRCLWFYKGDKDSRFIPYTEDFSDKLEAEYKRAVTTNQWHRRLEFPNGETIVMHNPKVIVQFQPSATPDEWGTTQDGQARPRVVKRGIDDDHDEIPDGEMSQIDHLVFMVHGIGPVCDLRFRSIVECVDDFRTVSLKLLQTHFKKCLEERKVSRVEFLPVHWHSSLHGDATGVDRNIKKITLPSIGRLRHFTNETLLDILFYNSPTYCQTIVDKVGMEMNRLYALFMSRNPDFKGGVSVAGHSLGSLILFDILSNQKDLASSVNSGPFSGVNGSVKDVAVHDKQMTEDTSSLGSSIATSADDLCEAEAEEDVPTLQKTLEMLSLSEYASTFEKERIDMESLLMCTVDDLKEMGIPLGPRKKIANFVKDRAAKQEQKKAVAEKKAVLAATLQTQEDTQKSKEAISSVSPSESGQMHSKRKLPVGASVSSVNIDYEYFEVGTGQVSVVYSALDFEPDIFFALGSPIGVFLTVRGVEKIDENYRLPTCKGFFNIYHPLDPVAYRLEPMIIEDMDLKPVLIPHHKGRKRLHLELKDSLSRMGSDLKQGFISSLKSAWQTLNEFARAHTSSTQLQAELEKVANQIKEEEEKQVVEAEKITESPDPPKDEDVSVKVGMLNGGRRIDYVLQEKPIESFNEYLFALQSHLCYWGSEDTALLFLKEIYRTMNINPEQPQH, from the exons ATGGCGGCGGCGAAGCCCGGGGGAGGCACCGGCACTAACCTGCTCTTCTCCTCCTCCGCCACCGAGTTCAGCTTCAACGTGCCCTTCATCCCCGTCAGCCAAGCgccggccgcgccgcccggccccgcgctgcTGCCCGCCG ATGATTCTGCAGACGTTGGGGAAGAGGACAGTTTCTTGGGTCAGACatcagccagccccagccctccaCAGACTTTCAGCTACTTCTCTCAAGTTCCCAGCAGCAGTGATCCCTTTGGGAGTATTGGACAGCCACCCTTAACAACTGTTTCAACACCTGCTGGAGCACCAGCCTTCTCCAGACCTCCCACTTCACTTCCAGGGTCCCAGGATGGGCAAAATGCCTTTTCACCACatattcccaaatcccagtcttACAGTGCGCCACCCACTTCCCAGGTGGGAATGGCACCATACCAGCCCCCTCAGCAGAGCTGTCCCCcacctgccagcactgccctgcccacagggaccccacagcagcagggctaCAACCCCTACAGGCACACCACCCTGAGCAGCAGGGCCAACCCCTACCtcaccccaccccagctgcagcagagccaccCCCCTGCCACAGCGTCCCCTGTGCCACCCGTGCAGATGTACCAGACACCCCCGGGGCCACTGACACAG TTTCCGCcgtcccagctccagcctgccAGGCCTGCAGGGCCCCTGGTGCCagcccctgctgtgctgctgcagaaccAATACGAGCCAGTTCAGCCCCACTGGTTCTACTGTAAGGAGGTGGAGGACAAGCAAATATGGATGCCATTGAGCATTCTGGATTCTGCAAAACTAGAGGAGGTCTATAATTCTG TCCAGCCTGACCCCGAGAGCGTGGTGCTGAGCACGGACGGCGGCCGCTACGACGTCTTCCTGTACGAGCGCGTGAGGAAAGCCGTGTACTGGGACGAGGAGCCCTCGGAAGTGAGGCGCTGCCTGTGGTTCTACAAGGGAGACAAGGACAGCCGCTTCATCCCTTACACTGAGGACTTCAGTGACAAGTTGGAG gCAGAATATAAAAGGGCTGTAACTACAAATCAGTGGCATCGGCGACTTGAATTTCCAAATGGGGAGACAATTGTCATGCATAATCCCAAG GTCATAGTTCAGTTCCAGCCTTCTGCCACACCAGATGAATGGGGCACCACTCAAGATGGGCAGGCAAGGCCAAGGGTAGTGAAACGTGGAATTGATGATGACCATGATGAGATTCCTGATG GAGAAATGTCTCAAATTGACCATCTGGTATTTATGGTTCATGGCATAGGTCCTGTATGTGACTTGAGGTTTAGAAGCATTGTTGAATGTG ttGATGATTTTAGGACTGTTTCTCTGAAGTTATTGCAGACTCACTTCAAGAAATGTTTGGAGGAACGCAAAGTGAGCAGGGTGGAATTCCTTCCAGTTCACTGGCACAGTTCTCTGCATGGAGATGCAACAGGTGTAGACAG GAACATAAAGAAAATCACTTTGCCGAGCATTGGTCGCCTAAGGCACTTCACCAACGAAACGCTGCTCGACATCCTGTTCTACAACAGCCCCACCTACTGCCAGACCATCGTGGATAAAGTGGGCATGGAAATGAACCGCCTGTACGCGCTCTTCATGAGCCGCAACCCCGACTTCAAAGGGGGAGTCtccgtggctgggcacagcttAG GTTCCTTAATTCTATTTGACATACTGTCTAACCAGAAGGACTTGGCATCATCAGTAAATTCTGGACCATTCTCTGGTGTTAATGGGAGTGTGAAGGACGTGGCTGTTCATGATAAACAG ATGACTGAAGATACCAGTTCCTTGGGCTCCTCCATTGCTACTTCTGCTGATGACCTTTGTGAGGCTGAAGCCGAGGAGGATGTTCCCACTCTGCAGAAGACTCTGGAAATGCTCAGTTTGTCTGAATATGCCAGCACCTTCGAAAAGGAGCGGATCGACATGGAGTCTCTG CTCATGTGTACAGTTGATGACCTGAAGGAGATGGGGATACCTCTTGgaccaagaaagaaaatagcTAATTTTGTAAAAGACAGAGCAGCCAAGCAG gaacagaagaaagcagtagcagaaaagaaagcagtGCTGGCTGCCACACTCCAGACTCAAGAAGACACCCAGAAATCAAAAGAGGCAATTTCTTCTGTCTCACCTTCAGAGTCTGGTCAGATGCACTCAAAGAGGAAGCTCCCAGTTGGTGCATCTGTGTCTTCTGTGAACATTGACTATGAGTATTTTGAAGTTGGAACTGGCCAG GTTTCTGTGGTTTACAGTGCTCTGGACTTTGAACCAGatattttctttgctcttggTTCCCCTATTGGTGTGTTCCTTACTGTGAGGGGTGTGGAGAAGATTGATGAAAACTACAGACTCCCTACCTGCAAGGGGTTCTTCAATATCTATCACCCA CTTGATCCAGTAGCTTACAGGTTAGAACCAATGATCATTGAAGACATGGATTTAAAACCAGTTCTCATTCCACATcataaaggcagaaaaagacTTCATCTGG agctGAAAGACTCTCTGTCTCGGATGGGATCTGATCTGAAGCAGGGCTTTATTAGCTCTTTGAAGAGTGCGTGGCAGACCCTTAATGAATTTGCACGTGCTCATACATCTTCAACCCAGCTGcaagcagagctggagaaagTAGCTAACCAAAttaaagaggaggaagaaaagcaggTGGTGGAAG CTGAGAAGATCACTGAAAGTCCAGACCCTCCAAAAGATGAAGATGTTTCAGTGAAGGTTGGGATGTTGAATGGAGGGCGTCGCATTGATTATGTTCTACAAGAGAAACCAATAGAAAGCTTCAATGAGTACCTGTTTGCTTTGCAGAGTCACCTGTGCTACTG